One window of the Eucalyptus grandis isolate ANBG69807.140 chromosome 8, ASM1654582v1, whole genome shotgun sequence genome contains the following:
- the LOC104416118 gene encoding protein SIEVE ELEMENT OCCLUSION B-like, with protein sequence MAFRGNGGSNMANGMASSDIINFIDNQQFLELVLGKQSYDSTEEEKCSVNDLLQITNNIFAEAIPPVKKDGDTRKVGMGVSESIVPSNISHLIKWIGCQMTCEVMHGKDLEERLLAIFLKLSSYRRTTQVALVLAALALQYGEFWYISEAPFALSTGVLKGLSALKKKLISDENKKAAITPFNKVVNDLLELTTRLLDLYKLVNERDRKPVPELVKTGRTIPRWSCETIITILATGNFFARLTDVNYKYYRGFLVYLSDTA encoded by the exons ATGGCCTTTCGCGGCAATGGTGGCAGCAACATGGCGAATGGTATGGCCAGTTCGGACATAATCAACTTCATCGACAACCAACAGTTCCTAGAATTGGTCTTAGGAAAGCAATCTTATGACTCCACCGAAGAAGAAAAATGCAGTGTGAATGATCTCCTCCAGATAACCAACAACATATTTGCCGAGGCCATCCCACCAGTCAAGAAGGATGGCGACACCAGAAAG GTTGGTATGGGTGTCTCGGAATCCATTGTGCCAAGCAACATTTCACATCTGATCAAATGGATCGGTTGTCAG atgACATGCGAAGTTATGCACGGCAAAGATCTGGAGGAGAGGTTGCTGGCGATCTTCCTGAAGCTATCAAGCTATCGTCGGACCACCCAAGTCGCGTTGGTCCTCGCAGCCTTGGCTCTGCAATACGGCGAATTCTGGTACATCTCCGAAGCTCCGTTCGCCCTGTCCACTGGCGTCTTGAAGGGCCTGAGCGCACTGAAGAAGAAGCTCATATCCGATGAGAACAAGAAGGCGGCGATAACACCTTTCAACAAGGTGGTCAACGACCTCTTGGAGTTGACCACTCGCTTGCTCGATCTCTACAAGCTGGTGAATGAGCGCGATCGGAAGCCTGTGCCTGAATTGGTAAAAACAGGTCGAACAATACCCAGGTGGAGCTGCGAgaccatcatcaccatcctgGCCACTGGAAACTTTTTCGCTAGGCTCACGGATGTCAATTATAAGTACTACCGCGGCTTCTTGGTTTATCTATCTGATACTGCATGA